Below is a window of Flavobacterium sp. CFS9 DNA.
TGAAAAGCAATACACTTTTTTAATGGATTTGAATCTGGAAGTTCTGGACATCACCACTAAGTGTTTGCGTATGAAATTAGAATTTGGCAAAACCACAGAGTATTTCCATGAAGTAGAAAATATCTCCGATTTCAGAATTTTGGCTAACGGAAAAAAAGACCTCAATTCGTTTGAAAAATACACTCAGGTTTTTGACGACAAACATGGCTTTATCAACAATTTAAGTGTTTTGGATTTGCTTTTTAATGAGGGGAAATTTGCTATGGATTATTTGAAAACACAAAAATTACTGGTTTAAAGCTTAACCGCAAAGCACGCAAGGTTTTACGCAAAGTTCGCAAAGTTTATTTATTATAGCTTTGCGAACTTTGCGTTTGTACAGCATCTAAAATTAAAAATCCTGACGTACTCCTTGTGATAAACTTAACCGCAAAGCACGCAAGGGTTTACACAAAGTTCGCAGAGTTTATTATCATAGCTTTGCAAACTTTGCGTTTGTAAAGCGTCTAAAATTAAAAATCCTGGCGTACTCCTTGTGATAAACTTAACCGCAAAGCACGCAAGGGTTTATGCAAAGTTCGCAGAGTTTATCTACATAGCTTTGCGAACTTTGCGTTTGTACAGCATCTAAAATTAAAAATCCTGGCGTACTTTGCGGTTAAACTAACAAGAACGCCCCATCACAACTTTTCTTTTTAATTTATTTCAGCTTTATCATTAGGTGTTTTTAAATCGAGCCATCTTGACAATGTTTCCATGATTCGCTTCTTATCGCTCTCCGGAAAATCTTTTACTCTCGTAGTATGACTTCCTCCAGGGAGAACCATTTTTAACGCATCCAATTTGGAATCAGGTGCTGGAGCACAAGAATACCAGGTGTCATAACCACCGTAGATGTACAAAATTTTGCTTCCTTTGTTTTCTACATATTTTCGCACTTCTTTGATGTATTTTGGATTGTATTTGATCACTACTCCTTTAGGCGCAAATCGATCATTGGAAGTACTTTTTACCACTTGAAGCAAATCGGCAACCGGAGAAAAATCAAAACCATAGTATCCCAATTCTTTTAAATGCTGGTAATAAGACGGCAGATAATGAAAATACATCTTATCATTATAAGTTCTCACACCTGAAACCTCATCCAAATAAGCAAACAATTCTTTCGGGCTTGCCGTTACTGCCGGGATAGCCTCGCATTTCCCTCCCCATTGCCAGAAAGAAAAAGGGAATTCTAAAACCGCATATTCTAATGCTTCAGCAAGAGGCACTTCTGTAAAAGTCATTTTCTTCTCTTCTGCATATTGTTTGAACTCCTTTAAAACAGCTACTCTGTTTTCTAAAACCGCTCTCTGAAAGGCTGTAATTTTATCCCTGCATTCTGCCGTCCCCACTATTTTAGTATGCTCTACTGTTCGGGGATCTTCCTGCGTATTAATTAGCGGAGCAACATAAGGCATGGCCACATCAACATCATTTGGATATTTTGATTTGTAAATCAAAGCTGTTTCTCCGCCTTTGCTTATTCCGGTCGAAATCCATTTTCCGGTGTACAGCTGTTTCAGTTTTGTCACAAGATCATGGTAATCCGCAATGGCCTGATCATTTGTTAAATATTCCCATGGAAGCGGTTCCGGTCGTGACTTTCCGTAGAATCGGTATTCGACTGCAATCTGATTTGCGTTTAACAATTTACTCACCTCGCTTTTGATATTATTGGTATTGTAACCATGAGTTTCAATCACCGTAGGATTATTAAAATTCAGATGCGAGAGGTAAACATAATGCTTGAAAGTTCCTTTCTGCGGGTTTTTATGATCTAAAGGTTCGTCTAAAATCAATTGATAGGATTCTGCATAACCTTCTAAATTTTCTATTGTAGTGATTTCGGCTTTCGGAAACAATACCGTGAGCTTCTGGTACAAATCTGATTTACCCTGTGCTGATACAAAATACGAACTCAGAACAACCCCCAGAACCAATACTAAACGCTGTATACTTTTCATTTTTTAAGTTTTAATTGATCTTTTAAAAATACAGGCATTGCAATCCAAAATCCAATAGTATATTACCCTTAAATTATTCTATTTTATCTACTTTAAGTTAAAATAACACTATCCCAAAATATTGGCTTATTTTTAATCCAGAAAAACAACAAAAAACTATTAACCTTAAAACAACAAATATGACCATTGGAGTTGGCGGATCTAACGCAATTGCAGAATTAGAAAAAATACAAAACATGACCCTGAATGTAAAGCCCATTCAGCCGGAGGAATATCAAATGCGTATTCAGAAGGCAGTGTCGCTTATGAAAACAGCAGGATTTAAGTCCTTATTCGTGAACGCAGGAACCAATTTATACTACTTCACCGGAACTAAATGGAATCCTTCTGAAAGAATGGTTGGCGCCTTACTATTTGAAGACGGCAGTCTGGAATATATTGTTCCAAAATTTGAAGAAGGTACTTTCAGAAAATTCATGAAAATTGAAGGCCATTTGAATTGCTGGGAGGAACATGAATCGCCTTCTGTTTTATTTGGAAAAATACTTCAGGAGAAAGGTGTCAATAGCGGTAAAATTGCACTGGACGAATCTGCGGGTTATTTTTTAGCAGATGCTATTGTAAAAGCCAATCCAAATTATGAATTCGAAAATTCTCAATCCGTTACAACCGGTTGTCGTATACAGAAGTCAGCAAATGAAATTGCCATCATCCAACAAGCCAAAGAAATTACAATGGTGGTTCAGCGTGCCGCAGCACGTATTTTGTATCCGGGTATAAAAGCCGAAACGGTTGTCGATTTCATCAATCAGGCACATATTAAAGCGGGAATTTCTTCGGGATCTTACTTTTGTATTGTACTCTTTGCCGATGACTCTCAATATCCACATGGGGTTACCACTCCTCAGGATTTAAAAGATAATGATGTTGTACTTATTGACACTGGCTGTCGTCTTGAAGGCTATCTGTCCGATATCACCCGAACTTATGTGTACGGAACTCCAACGGAAGCACACATCAAAATCTGGAATTTAGAAAAGGCTGCACAAAAAGCCGCTTTTGACGCTGCACAACTAGGAGCAACTTGTGGTTCTGTCGATGATGCCGCACGCAAAGTAATTGCAGCAGGCGGTTTGAGTGCCGATTACGAATTGCCGGGCTTACCTCATCGCGTTGGCCACGGAACGGGACTGGATATTCACGAACACCCCTATTTAGTAAGAGGCAATCCTACTATTCTGCAAGAAGGAATGGTGGTTAGTAACGAACCTATGCTTTGTATTCCGGGTCAATTTGGAATTCGTCATGAAGATCATTTTTACATGACGGCTGAAGGTCCAAAATGGTTCACGACTCCAATGCACAGTATTGACAATCCATTTGGCATTGACGTCAATTAAACTGAATTTAATTTTAAAAGCATAAAAAAAGGGAAACAATATCGTTTCCCTTTTCTTCTTTACAAACCAAATTATTTATTTAACCAATAACTTTTTCGTATCTGTGAAGCTTCCATCTGTAGCTACCACTATATAAACTCCTTTTCTAAGACGGTTTACCGGATAAGAAACTGTGTTTTTTACAACATCAACAACATTTCCTGTAGTGTCGTAGATGGTGATTTTAATATCCGTCAGGTTTAAATTAGCGAAGTTAAAATTAACCACATCTGAAGCCGGATTAGGATACATCGTAAATGATTTCGTAAAATCAGTCTGATCTGCTCCTGCACTTCCATTTTGCAAATCAATAGTCAACGGAGCGCTCCAGTTACTTGTGTCAGTTGCATTTTTCGCTCTAACTCTAAACTGATAAACCGTTTGCGTACCTTGTTTCGGAATCCATAAATAATAAGTCGTTGAAGTTCCGAAAGTGGTC
It encodes the following:
- a CDS encoding S28 family serine protease translates to MKSIQRLVLVLGVVLSSYFVSAQGKSDLYQKLTVLFPKAEITTIENLEGYAESYQLILDEPLDHKNPQKGTFKHYVYLSHLNFNNPTVIETHGYNTNNIKSEVSKLLNANQIAVEYRFYGKSRPEPLPWEYLTNDQAIADYHDLVTKLKQLYTGKWISTGISKGGETALIYKSKYPNDVDVAMPYVAPLINTQEDPRTVEHTKIVGTAECRDKITAFQRAVLENRVAVLKEFKQYAEEKKMTFTEVPLAEALEYAVLEFPFSFWQWGGKCEAIPAVTASPKELFAYLDEVSGVRTYNDKMYFHYLPSYYQHLKELGYYGFDFSPVADLLQVVKSTSNDRFAPKGVVIKYNPKYIKEVRKYVENKGSKILYIYGGYDTWYSCAPAPDSKLDALKMVLPGGSHTTRVKDFPESDKKRIMETLSRWLDLKTPNDKAEIN
- a CDS encoding M24 family metallopeptidase, which produces MTIGVGGSNAIAELEKIQNMTLNVKPIQPEEYQMRIQKAVSLMKTAGFKSLFVNAGTNLYYFTGTKWNPSERMVGALLFEDGSLEYIVPKFEEGTFRKFMKIEGHLNCWEEHESPSVLFGKILQEKGVNSGKIALDESAGYFLADAIVKANPNYEFENSQSVTTGCRIQKSANEIAIIQQAKEITMVVQRAAARILYPGIKAETVVDFINQAHIKAGISSGSYFCIVLFADDSQYPHGVTTPQDLKDNDVVLIDTGCRLEGYLSDITRTYVYGTPTEAHIKIWNLEKAAQKAAFDAAQLGATCGSVDDAARKVIAAGGLSADYELPGLPHRVGHGTGLDIHEHPYLVRGNPTILQEGMVVSNEPMLCIPGQFGIRHEDHFYMTAEGPKWFTTPMHSIDNPFGIDVN